Proteins encoded together in one Priestia filamentosa window:
- a CDS encoding GNAT family N-acetyltransferase: MIELQFFEQTDFKQLINWIDSPEFLLQFSGPKFDFPLTEQQLEDYIKGANTDDSSTLIYKVIHEETGNIIGHISLGEIDEKNLSARVGKVLVGDKSMRGLGIGELMVEKVLEIAFEKLKLHRVSLSVFDFNHSAIFCYEKVGFVKEGLYRDYRKIGDEYWNTWGMSILESEWFTRSNRKKGSGVKI; this comes from the coding sequence ATGATTGAACTGCAATTCTTTGAACAAACTGATTTCAAACAACTTATTAACTGGATTGATTCACCAGAATTTTTACTTCAATTTTCTGGACCTAAATTTGATTTTCCCCTAACAGAACAACAATTAGAGGATTATATTAAAGGTGCAAACACTGACGACTCTAGCACACTCATTTACAAAGTCATACATGAAGAAACAGGAAATATAATTGGACATATTTCATTAGGCGAAATTGATGAGAAAAATTTGTCAGCAAGAGTTGGAAAAGTACTGGTTGGGGATAAGAGTATGAGAGGCTTAGGTATAGGTGAATTGATGGTAGAGAAAGTGTTAGAAATAGCATTTGAAAAATTAAAATTACATAGAGTTAGCCTAAGTGTATTCGATTTTAATCATTCTGCTATTTTTTGTTATGAGAAAGTTGGTTTTGTAAAAGAAGGATTATATAGGGATTATAGAAAAATAGGTGATGAATATTGGAATACATGGGGAATGAGTATTTTGGAAAGTGAATGGTTTACCAGATCTAATCGAAAAAAGGGCTCTGGTGTAAAAATTTAA
- a CDS encoding HU family DNA-binding protein, whose amino-acid sequence MKKIELVDAVATKAELTKKDAAKAVDVLFETITSTLAKEEKIQLIGFGTFEVRERAARTGRNPQTGEEINIPASKVPAFKPGKELKAAVK is encoded by the coding sequence ATGAAGAAAATAGAATTGGTGGATGCTGTTGCAACAAAAGCAGAACTAACAAAGAAAGATGCTGCAAAAGCTGTAGATGTATTATTTGAAACGATCACTAGCACGCTTGCTAAGGAAGAGAAAATTCAATTGATTGGATTTGGTACATTTGAAGTACGTGAACGTGCAGCTCGAACAGGTCGTAACCCTCAAACAGGGGAGGAAATAAATATACCTGCTTCTAAAGTTCCTGCTTTTAAACCAGGTAAGGAATTAAAAGCAGCTGTTAAATAA
- a CDS encoding recombinase family protein: protein MENRKFGYIRVSSRDQNEGRQLQSMEEAGISPRDIFIDKQSGKNFNREQYQLMKRMMRKGDILYIHSLDRFGRNKEEILQEWNAITKEIEADIVILDMPLLDTTQYKDSLGTFIADLVLQILSWMAEEERDRIRKRQREGIDAALKDGVSFGRPKAQVSQEFIEAYNRWRHKEVTAVQAMKEANVKKTTFYKLVKEYEGTFNKINI, encoded by the coding sequence ATGGAAAACAGAAAATTTGGATACATACGGGTAAGTAGTCGAGATCAAAATGAAGGTCGTCAACTTCAGTCCATGGAGGAAGCTGGAATTTCTCCTCGGGATATTTTCATCGATAAACAAAGTGGAAAAAATTTCAATCGAGAACAGTATCAACTGATGAAACGAATGATGCGTAAAGGAGATATTCTTTATATTCATTCTCTAGATCGCTTCGGTCGTAATAAGGAAGAAATTTTACAAGAATGGAATGCCATTACAAAAGAGATCGAGGCCGACATTGTAATCTTGGATATGCCATTGTTGGATACCACTCAGTATAAGGATAGTTTAGGAACTTTTATTGCAGATTTAGTTTTGCAGATTCTTTCGTGGATGGCAGAAGAGGAAAGAGATCGTATTCGGAAACGTCAGCGCGAAGGGATTGATGCTGCACTCAAAGATGGTGTATCTTTTGGACGTCCTAAAGCTCAGGTTAGCCAAGAATTCATTGAAGCTTACAATCGCTGGAGACATAAGGAGGTTACAGCTGTCCAAGCCATGAAGGAAGCCAATGTTAAAAAGACAACCTTTTATAAATTGGTGAAGGAATATGAGGGTACCTTTAATAAGATCAATATATAA
- a CDS encoding MarR family winged helix-turn-helix transcriptional regulator, producing the protein MNKWNQSYGFLLGKALQQMEHKFAEGLVPFNINSRQYGVLLFIEENPYSSQKDISDNLQIDRTTMVSHIDHLETLGFVERTKNPNDRRSYSLLITEKGKEVLHSRWEFLTDVESEVLTPLNQQERQLLKDFLIRIWKSL; encoded by the coding sequence ATGAATAAGTGGAATCAATCTTATGGTTTTTTACTTGGAAAGGCTCTTCAACAAATGGAACACAAATTTGCTGAAGGACTGGTTCCTTTTAACATCAATTCAAGACAATATGGCGTTCTTTTATTTATTGAGGAAAACCCATACTCTTCTCAAAAAGACATATCTGACAACCTACAAATTGATCGAACGACGATGGTCAGTCATATTGATCATTTGGAAACGTTAGGATTTGTGGAGAGAACCAAGAACCCTAATGATCGAAGATCTTATAGTCTTTTAATTACGGAAAAAGGAAAGGAAGTACTGCATTCACGTTGGGAATTTCTAACCGATGTAGAATCAGAAGTTTTAACGCCTTTAAATCAGCAAGAAAGACAATTGCTGAAAGATTTTTTGATTAGAATTTGGAAGTCACTATAG